One window from the genome of Spiractinospora alimapuensis encodes:
- a CDS encoding LURP-one-related/scramblase family protein gives MLPLYRSSVLMVEQPRQLFSAEGYYQVFDDQGFPVAHVREDTSVWNFSRGTKRCPHRFHVLSPTGEPLLVLDKPWQRGLPNIHVYTADSRPVGAIVQDLKLLGSRFTLEDHNGYPLGRIEGSWTNWNFRVFGPHEAEVARISKQHTGLSRTGWRTDDRYAVELGPQIQEPLRTLIVAGAITVDVLLHERDEDFYTGGPGAVRGGPAPRAGFATGAPAAAAHAADRRAEAAERRAAVAERRADVQERKAEVAERKAEIKERKADRAERQADIQERKADRAERRADKADKRRDSATESAKVAAKKTKSVKDPKSGSSGSSSARTGRGTGSSSGGSGRSSGSSSGSSRSSGSSDRGRGGSSSGKRR, from the coding sequence ATGCTGCCCCTCTACCGATCGTCGGTCCTCATGGTGGAACAGCCCCGCCAGTTGTTCTCCGCCGAGGGTTACTACCAGGTGTTCGACGACCAGGGATTCCCCGTAGCCCACGTGCGTGAGGACACATCGGTCTGGAACTTCAGCCGTGGGACCAAGCGCTGCCCCCACCGCTTCCACGTCCTGTCGCCGACCGGCGAGCCACTGCTCGTCCTGGACAAGCCGTGGCAGCGGGGGCTCCCGAACATCCACGTCTACACCGCGGACTCCCGCCCCGTCGGGGCGATCGTGCAGGACCTCAAGCTCCTGGGGTCACGTTTCACGCTGGAGGACCACAACGGTTACCCGCTCGGCCGGATCGAGGGCAGCTGGACCAACTGGAACTTCCGCGTCTTCGGGCCGCACGAAGCGGAGGTGGCGCGGATCTCCAAGCAGCACACCGGGCTGAGCCGTACCGGGTGGCGGACGGATGACCGCTACGCCGTGGAACTGGGGCCCCAGATCCAGGAGCCGCTGCGCACGTTGATCGTCGCCGGCGCGATCACCGTGGACGTGCTGCTGCACGAGCGGGATGAGGACTTCTACACCGGTGGCCCCGGCGCCGTGCGGGGTGGACCGGCCCCCCGCGCGGGGTTCGCCACCGGCGCACCGGCCGCCGCGGCCCACGCGGCCGATCGTCGTGCCGAGGCCGCCGAACGACGCGCGGCGGTCGCCGAACGGCGGGCGGACGTCCAGGAGCGCAAGGCGGAGGTCGCCGAGCGCAAGGCCGAGATCAAGGAACGCAAGGCCGACCGGGCCGAGCGTCAGGCGGACATCCAGGAACGCAAGGCCGACCGGGCCGAGCGCAGAGCGGACAAGGCCGACAAGCGTCGGGATTCCGCCACGGAGAGCGCCAAGGTGGCTGCCAAGAAGACCAAGAGCGTCAAGGACCCCAAGAGCGGATCCTCCGGCTCTTCGAGCGCCCGCACCGGACGGGGCACCGGATCGTCGTCGGGCGGTTCCGGCCGTTCCTCGGGGTCCTCCTCGGGTTCGTCGCGGTCCTCTGGCTCCTCGGACCGCGGTCGGGGCGGCAGCTCCTCGGGTAAGCGTCGATAG
- a CDS encoding helix-turn-helix transcriptional regulator has protein sequence MLYGRDTERAELRAMVASARSGRSTARIVRGAAGIGKTALLDATVAEAPDFHLLRALGVESESELAFAGLSALLGRYSDRLDRLPDAQGRALSAALGLGSGGDHDRFLVGLGVLTLLAELAEEHPVLCVVDDAQWLDRSSAEALLFAARRVHAERIALVFAARRGHAPEFTAPGIDELQLAPLPEPAARQVLDDALGPASTYVRDRLLREADGNPLALRVLARGGSTATRSEPVRTSTERAIAAELAHLPERTRTLLLLVAVDATQDAGVVFAAGRALGADVHDLAPAERADLVRVTEGRVIPGHPLVRAAVLGAATTHDRARAHLTLANALHPEVDADRRAWHHAAAQNGPEESTARELERVAERSSARGGFAGVGAALERAAELSPDPERRGRRTLGAANALLHAGSLHQAEELGARAAALLPHPVDRARVAEIRATVAEEGGRPRAAFRTLVDAASAVAESDPHRADHLYFRAVDAAITACDVDAVTRITDGAPGGDRGGTAAAALARAATGFASDSDDALATAVASLRHLVEIPQPADAPSRDAPLRLSWLLLLGDDTGLLDLAEAQAQEQRARGAVGVLPWTLSGLARAQWNSGRVHEAVASATEGATLAAQTGQNLSASYLASIQTELAAVQGDGARGAAAIGPPGGDVTAVSRVLDACVSVLRDLGQGRHERALDHQAVLTDGNHRMFTFAALPDLVEAAARAGEPERAADAGHWFVRWAHHTASPWAVAVAARCQALLATSSEAERYFARAVDHHRTSGTRPFERARTELLYGEWLRRHRGRAAARPLLRSAADLFESVRAHPWARRSHAELRATGESRRHPTSVSTGLDRLTPQELQVVRLAAQGLSNREIGGHLFLSPRTVGYHLSNAYPKLQVASRRELVRLNLDS, from the coding sequence GTGTTGTACGGACGAGACACCGAACGGGCGGAACTGCGCGCGATGGTGGCGAGCGCCCGCAGCGGCAGGAGTACGGCGCGGATCGTTCGCGGCGCGGCGGGAATCGGCAAGACGGCGCTCCTGGACGCGACGGTCGCGGAGGCCCCGGACTTCCACCTCCTGCGGGCGCTCGGGGTGGAATCGGAGTCGGAACTCGCCTTCGCCGGACTGAGCGCGCTCCTGGGACGCTACAGTGACCGACTCGACCGACTGCCCGACGCGCAGGGCCGGGCGCTGTCGGCGGCCCTCGGGCTGGGGTCGGGCGGAGACCATGACCGTTTCCTCGTGGGTCTCGGTGTCCTGACCCTGCTGGCCGAGCTGGCCGAGGAACACCCCGTGCTGTGCGTCGTGGACGACGCACAGTGGCTTGACCGGTCTTCGGCCGAGGCACTGCTGTTCGCCGCGCGACGGGTCCACGCGGAGCGGATCGCCCTCGTCTTCGCGGCACGCCGGGGCCACGCACCGGAGTTCACGGCTCCCGGAATCGACGAACTCCAGCTCGCCCCCCTCCCCGAACCGGCGGCGCGACAGGTGTTGGACGACGCACTCGGTCCGGCGTCGACCTACGTTCGGGATCGACTGTTGCGCGAGGCGGACGGAAACCCGCTCGCGTTGCGTGTCCTCGCGCGCGGCGGCTCCACGGCGACCAGGTCGGAACCGGTACGAACGTCGACCGAACGCGCCATCGCCGCCGAACTCGCCCACCTACCGGAGCGAACCCGGACCCTCCTGCTGCTCGTCGCGGTCGACGCCACGCAGGACGCGGGGGTCGTGTTCGCGGCGGGGCGCGCCCTCGGAGCGGACGTCCACGACCTCGCCCCGGCGGAGCGGGCCGACCTCGTGCGGGTCACCGAAGGACGTGTCATACCCGGACACCCACTGGTCCGTGCCGCGGTCCTGGGCGCCGCGACGACCCACGACCGCGCACGAGCACATCTCACCCTCGCGAACGCACTGCACCCCGAGGTCGACGCGGATCGGCGTGCGTGGCATCACGCCGCCGCCCAGAATGGCCCGGAGGAAAGCACCGCGAGAGAACTCGAACGGGTCGCCGAGCGCTCGTCCGCGCGTGGGGGATTCGCCGGTGTCGGTGCGGCTCTGGAGCGGGCGGCGGAACTCAGCCCGGACCCGGAGCGACGAGGGCGGCGTACGCTCGGCGCGGCGAACGCACTGCTCCACGCCGGATCCCTCCACCAGGCCGAAGAACTCGGAGCGCGGGCCGCCGCCCTGCTGCCCCACCCCGTGGACCGGGCGCGGGTCGCGGAGATCCGCGCGACGGTCGCGGAGGAGGGAGGGCGGCCGCGGGCGGCGTTCCGGACACTCGTCGACGCCGCGTCCGCGGTCGCCGAGTCCGACCCGCACCGTGCGGACCACTTGTACTTCCGGGCGGTCGACGCCGCCATCACCGCCTGCGACGTCGACGCCGTGACCAGGATCACCGACGGTGCGCCCGGGGGCGACCGCGGAGGGACGGCCGCTGCCGCCCTGGCACGCGCGGCCACCGGGTTCGCCAGCGACAGCGACGACGCGCTGGCCACCGCGGTGGCGTCCCTCCGTCACCTGGTCGAGATCCCTCAACCGGCTGACGCCCCCTCACGCGACGCACCGTTGCGTCTGTCGTGGTTGCTCCTGCTCGGAGACGACACGGGCTTGTTGGACCTCGCCGAAGCCCAGGCACAGGAGCAACGCGCCCGTGGCGCCGTCGGAGTGCTGCCGTGGACCCTGTCCGGGCTCGCCCGCGCCCAGTGGAACAGCGGACGGGTGCACGAGGCCGTGGCGAGCGCGACCGAGGGGGCCACCCTCGCCGCCCAGACGGGACAGAACCTGAGCGCGTCCTACCTCGCCAGTATCCAGACGGAGCTCGCCGCCGTCCAGGGCGACGGTGCGCGCGGCGCGGCGGCGATCGGTCCGCCAGGTGGCGACGTCACGGCCGTGTCACGAGTGCTCGACGCCTGCGTGTCGGTACTCCGTGACCTCGGCCAGGGGCGACACGAGCGGGCGTTGGACCACCAAGCCGTCCTCACCGACGGCAACCATCGTATGTTCACCTTCGCGGCGCTCCCCGACCTGGTGGAGGCCGCCGCCCGCGCGGGCGAACCGGAACGGGCCGCGGACGCCGGACACTGGTTCGTTCGCTGGGCCCACCACACCGCGTCTCCCTGGGCGGTCGCGGTGGCCGCGCGTTGTCAGGCCCTCCTCGCGACGTCGTCGGAGGCCGAGCGGTACTTCGCCCGCGCGGTGGACCACCACCGAACGAGTGGCACCCGCCCCTTCGAACGGGCCCGCACCGAACTGCTGTACGGGGAGTGGCTGCGCCGACATCGTGGACGGGCCGCGGCCCGTCCACTCCTGCGATCGGCCGCCGACCTCTTCGAGAGCGTGCGAGCCCACCCCTGGGCGCGGCGGTCCCACGCGGAGCTCCGCGCCACCGGCGAGAGTCGCCGTCACCCGACATCGGTGAGCACGGGTCTCGACCGTCTCACCCCACAGGAGCTGCAGGTCGTCCGCCTCGCGGCCCAGGGGCTGAGCAACCGCGAGATCGGCGGCCACCTGTTCCTCAGCCCCCGAACCGTGGGCTACCACCTTTCCAACGCCTATCCGAAACTCCAGGTCGCCTCGCGCCGAGAGCTGGTGCGACTGAATCTGGACTCGTAG
- a CDS encoding SDR family oxidoreductase codes for MDNDTRRVALVTGAAGGIGAAVATRLAADGLDVAVSDVTTRKDGLEDLADQLRASGVRGHVATADVTSEAEVEAMIASTVEALGRLDVMIANAGMCEAATLLDMTPEEWDRTMAVNGRGTFLTYRAAARQMIRQGDGGTIVGAASVAAFSASPGVGHYAASKFAVRALTETAAQEWAPHGITVNAYAPGLVHTAMWDRLDAQIGAVDGLAPGDVISQAVEEIPLGRTQRPEDVAGLVSFLASPDAAYMTGRSVVMDGGMLLG; via the coding sequence ATGGACAACGACACCCGACGGGTCGCGCTGGTGACCGGCGCGGCCGGCGGAATCGGCGCGGCCGTCGCGACACGGCTGGCGGCCGACGGGCTGGACGTCGCGGTGAGCGACGTCACGACGCGGAAGGACGGTCTGGAGGACCTGGCGGACCAGCTCCGAGCCTCAGGCGTCCGCGGTCACGTGGCCACCGCGGACGTCACCAGCGAGGCGGAGGTCGAGGCCATGATCGCGTCCACGGTCGAGGCACTGGGCCGGCTGGACGTCATGATCGCCAACGCGGGTATGTGCGAGGCCGCGACCCTGCTCGACATGACGCCCGAGGAGTGGGACCGCACGATGGCGGTGAACGGCCGGGGCACCTTCCTGACCTACCGGGCCGCCGCCCGGCAGATGATCCGTCAGGGCGACGGCGGAACGATCGTCGGCGCCGCCTCCGTCGCCGCGTTCTCGGCGTCCCCTGGGGTGGGGCACTACGCCGCGTCCAAGTTCGCCGTTCGAGCGCTCACCGAGACCGCCGCCCAGGAGTGGGCACCACACGGTATCACCGTCAACGCCTACGCTCCGGGGCTCGTGCACACCGCGATGTGGGACCGCCTGGACGCCCAGATCGGCGCGGTGGACGGGTTGGCCCCGGGTGACGTGATCTCCCAGGCGGTCGAGGAGATCCCCCTCGGCCGCACCCAGCGTCCTGAGGACGTCGCGGGACTGGTGTCCTTCCTCGCCTCACCGGACGCCGCCTACATGACCGGCCGTTCGGTAGTCATGGACGGAGGGATGCTGCTGGGCTGA
- a CDS encoding M64 family metallopeptidase: protein MPRPAALPRLTAVALGALLTATLSPGAVHADSADAPADEAGRLVPLRETGDPDDRLNLVILGDGYTAQEMPRFREEAELHLNVQWSIEPFRSYRDYFNVYLLETPSEESGVRCDPRTEDPDVVTPLRLHYADGCSDPETARGITYGPAPEGDPRGADCPEVLGDRRCTGDQQRAMYLENALSDLLGADVDGLNNIQTLAMANTTTYGGIGGRHATTSGGSPQGPLISPHELGHSLGNLQDEYPYSNRGVPGGPYQGAEPASVHHTLHTTEEMLDQEAKWWRWLGEESESGGVIDRFESGMTSSEGVWRPSRNSMMRWLGYYFDQVGRERMTERISGMRDAETLAVRATPEGPIGAGDALWVEPPNPRYHELDVTWSVDGTEVEDTNGARSLELADLDLESGQTVSVTVQDPTEFVRDPEIREAPMMTQSREWTVGDPLDADPVEVAFTNSTDTESPVGGDDVIFAETTHPTDRVFDVTWEVDGEAVSGGHDRTLHLSDLDLAEGTYTVTARASDPDAPDGDSDELTWTVDNVGPTALVELSEPLTTVDGDVTHQVYFEEFTMGLDPQDDQPGHVVGEFQLRGEGWHNYYGWPDAPAGTPFLFTPTGTTIREIDYGALSPEGMVLAPFEEREPGYGTHTVEHRAIDAAGNIGEAEEFRATVLPGASPECTETITGGHDGGLTLTSGVTCLEDAEVSGGVTLESGASLVARDSQINGGLTASDADSVQLLGTGVRGATEIAGSTGAVVLVASALDGSVAVRENQVGEHPLALAGNRLHGSIDCADNDPGVADYGLENEITGSAAGQCAEL, encoded by the coding sequence ATGCCACGACCGGCCGCCCTCCCTCGACTCACCGCGGTCGCGCTGGGCGCATTACTCACCGCCACTCTTTCGCCGGGCGCCGTTCACGCCGACAGTGCCGACGCTCCCGCTGACGAGGCGGGACGCCTCGTCCCGCTGCGGGAGACGGGAGATCCCGACGACCGACTCAATCTGGTGATCCTCGGCGACGGCTACACGGCCCAGGAGATGCCTCGCTTCCGCGAGGAGGCGGAGCTGCACCTCAACGTGCAGTGGAGCATCGAGCCGTTCCGGAGCTACCGGGACTACTTCAACGTCTACCTGCTCGAGACCCCCTCCGAAGAGTCCGGCGTGCGGTGCGACCCGCGGACCGAGGATCCCGACGTGGTCACGCCACTGCGGCTGCACTACGCCGACGGGTGCTCCGACCCCGAGACCGCGCGGGGAATCACCTACGGCCCGGCCCCCGAGGGAGATCCCCGCGGCGCCGACTGCCCCGAGGTGTTGGGCGACCGACGCTGCACCGGTGACCAGCAGCGCGCGATGTACCTGGAGAACGCCCTCTCCGACCTGCTCGGAGCCGATGTCGACGGCCTGAACAACATCCAGACCCTCGCGATGGCCAACACCACGACCTACGGCGGCATCGGGGGACGCCACGCGACCACCTCCGGCGGGAGCCCGCAGGGACCGTTGATCAGCCCGCACGAGTTGGGCCACTCACTGGGGAACCTGCAGGACGAGTACCCCTACTCCAACCGTGGCGTTCCCGGCGGCCCTTACCAGGGCGCGGAGCCAGCATCGGTGCACCACACGCTCCACACCACCGAGGAGATGCTCGACCAAGAGGCCAAGTGGTGGCGGTGGCTCGGTGAGGAGAGCGAGTCCGGTGGGGTCATCGACCGCTTCGAGAGCGGCATGACCTCCTCCGAGGGCGTGTGGCGTCCCAGTCGCAACTCCATGATGCGTTGGCTGGGTTACTACTTCGACCAGGTTGGCCGGGAACGCATGACCGAACGGATCTCCGGCATGCGCGACGCAGAGACGCTCGCCGTGCGGGCGACACCGGAGGGCCCGATCGGGGCCGGGGACGCGCTGTGGGTCGAACCCCCCAACCCCCGCTATCACGAGCTGGACGTCACCTGGAGCGTCGACGGCACCGAGGTGGAGGACACGAACGGGGCTCGGTCCCTCGAACTCGCCGACCTCGACCTGGAGTCCGGGCAGACCGTCTCGGTGACCGTCCAGGACCCCACGGAGTTCGTGCGCGACCCGGAGATCCGGGAGGCGCCGATGATGACCCAGAGCCGCGAGTGGACCGTCGGCGACCCGCTGGACGCCGATCCGGTGGAGGTGGCGTTCACCAACAGCACCGACACCGAGTCTCCGGTCGGCGGCGACGACGTGATCTTCGCGGAGACCACGCACCCCACCGACCGGGTGTTCGACGTGACGTGGGAGGTCGACGGCGAAGCGGTGTCCGGCGGCCACGACCGCACACTGCACCTGTCCGACCTGGACCTCGCCGAGGGCACCTACACCGTCACCGCCCGGGCCAGCGATCCGGACGCCCCCGACGGCGACTCCGACGAACTGACCTGGACCGTGGACAACGTCGGCCCCACGGCTCTGGTCGAGCTGTCCGAGCCCCTCACCACGGTCGATGGCGACGTCACACACCAGGTGTACTTCGAGGAGTTCACCATGGGGCTCGACCCACAGGACGACCAGCCCGGACATGTGGTGGGCGAGTTCCAGCTACGCGGTGAGGGCTGGCACAACTACTACGGCTGGCCCGACGCCCCCGCGGGCACACCGTTCCTGTTCACCCCGACCGGGACCACTATCCGGGAGATCGACTACGGCGCGCTCAGCCCTGAGGGGATGGTGCTGGCCCCGTTCGAGGAACGCGAACCTGGATACGGAACACACACCGTGGAGCACCGGGCCATCGACGCCGCGGGCAACATCGGCGAGGCGGAGGAGTTCCGGGCCACGGTCTTGCCCGGCGCGTCACCCGAGTGCACCGAGACGATCACCGGAGGCCACGACGGCGGACTGACCCTCACCTCCGGGGTGACCTGTCTGGAGGACGCGGAGGTCAGCGGCGGCGTCACCCTCGAGTCCGGCGCGTCGCTCGTCGCCCGCGACAGCCAGATCAACGGTGGCCTCACCGCGAGCGACGCCGACTCCGTACAACTCCTGGGCACCGGCGTGCGCGGGGCGACCGAGATCGCGGGGAGCACCGGGGCTGTGGTGCTCGTGGCGTCAGCCCTGGATGGCTCCGTCGCGGTTCGGGAGAACCAGGTCGGCGAGCATCCGCTCGCCCTCGCCGGAAACCGGCTCCACGGCAGCATTGACTGCGCTGACAACGATCCCGGTGTCGCGGACTACGGCCTGGAGAACGAGATCACCGGCTCCGCCGCCGGGCAGTGCGCCGAGCTGTAG